From the genome of Paracidovorax avenae:
TCATCGACCCCATCCTGGGCTCGCTCCAGTACCACAAGAGCGGCATGCTGCGCGTGGTGGCCGTCACCTCCGCCCAGCGCGTGCCCAACCTGCCCGACGTGCCCACCGTGGCCGAAACCATCCCCGGCTACGAGTTCTACAGCTGGTACGCCCTCTGGGCGCCGGCCAAGACGCCGCAGGCCATCGTGCAGCGCCTGAACACGGAAGTGAACAAGGCCCTGGCCGAGATGGGCCCCAAGCTCAAGGAACAGGGCCTGCTCGCCACGCCCGGCAGCGTGGAAGACTTCGCCAAGTTCCAGCGCGCCGACATGGAGCGTTCCCAGAGGATCGTGACCGAAGGGAACATCCGTGCCGAATGAACTGCAGCCTCAGCCGCAGCGCCATGCCGTGGTCACGGGCAGCAGCAGCGGCATCGGCCAGTGCATCGCCCAATCGCTGCTGGCCGCCGGCTGGCGCGTGACGGGCCTGGACGTGGCCGCACCCACCCTGGCGCAAGGCGTGGCCGGCAGCAGCTTCACCCACGTGCCGCTCGACCTGGCCGACGGCGCCGCCATTGCCCGCGCCACCGCCGCGCTGCCCGCCGTGGACGCCCTGGTGCATGCCGCCGGCGTGCTGCGCGTAGGCCCGCTGGGCCAGCTCGACCATGCGGGCGGCGAACTCATGTGGCGCCTGCATGTCGATGCCGCCACGCGCCTGGCCGACGCCCTGGTGCCCGGCATGGCCCAGCGCGGCAGCGGTCGCGTGGTCTTTATCGGCAGCCGCGTGGCGCAGGGCATGGCCGGCCGGGGGCAATACGCCGCCACCAAGGCCGCGCTCATCGCGCTGGCGCGCAGCTGGGCGGCCGAGGTGGCGGGGCTGGGTGTGACGGTGAACGTCGTCTCGCCCGCCGCCACCGCCACCGGCATGCTGAGCGACCCTGCCCGCGCCGGCAGCGCCCCGCGCCTGCCGCCCATCGGCCGCCTGATCGAGCCCGCCGAGATCGCCGCGCTGGTGGGCTACCTGCTGTCGGCGCCTGCCGCGGCCATCACGGGCCAGGACATCGCCATCTGCGGCGGCTCGTCGCTCGCCCGCTGATCCACCTCGATGGGCGTTGCCTTTCCCCTCTCCGTTGACAGACACCCCCCCATTCCATTCCAGAGAGCACCATGAAAATCGTCGATATCGTCGAATCCACCCGCCCCATCAAGTCCGACATCCGCAACGCGTATATCGACTTTTCCAAGATGACGCTGAGCCTCGTCGCCGTCGTCACCGACGTCGTGCGCGATGGCAAGCCCGTGATCGGCTACGGCTTCAACTCCAACGGCCGCTACGGCCAGGGCGCGCTCATGCGCGACCGCTTCATCCCCCGCGTGCTGGAGGCCGACCCCGCCTCTCTGGTCCATGACACCGGCGACAACCTCTGCCCCCACAAGATCTGGGCGCGCATGATGATCAACGAAAAGCCCGGCGGCCACGGCGAGCGCTCCGTCGCCGTGGGCACCATCGACATGGCCGTGTGGGACGCCGTGGCCAAGATCGCCGGCAAGCCCCTCTACCAACTGCTCGCCGAGCGCTACGGCAACGGCAAGCCTGCCAACCCGCGCGTCTTCGTCTATGCGGCCGGCGGCTACTACTACCCCGGCAAGGGGCTGGACGGCCTGAAGAAAGAGATGGAAAGCTACCTGGCGCGCGGCTACTCCGTCGTCAAGATGAAGATCGGCGGCGCAACCCTGGCCGACGACTGCGAGCGCATCGAATCGGTCCTCAAGATCCTCGGCCCCGGCCAGCAACTCGCCGTGGACG
Proteins encoded in this window:
- a CDS encoding SDR family NAD(P)-dependent oxidoreductase; translation: MPNELQPQPQRHAVVTGSSSGIGQCIAQSLLAAGWRVTGLDVAAPTLAQGVAGSSFTHVPLDLADGAAIARATAALPAVDALVHAAGVLRVGPLGQLDHAGGELMWRLHVDAATRLADALVPGMAQRGSGRVVFIGSRVAQGMAGRGQYAATKAALIALARSWAAEVAGLGVTVNVVSPAATATGMLSDPARAGSAPRLPPIGRLIEPAEIAALVGYLLSAPAAAITGQDIAICGGSSLAR
- a CDS encoding mandelate racemase/muconate lactonizing enzyme family protein, whose amino-acid sequence is MKIVDIVESTRPIKSDIRNAYIDFSKMTLSLVAVVTDVVRDGKPVIGYGFNSNGRYGQGALMRDRFIPRVLEADPASLVHDTGDNLCPHKIWARMMINEKPGGHGERSVAVGTIDMAVWDAVAKIAGKPLYQLLAERYGNGKPANPRVFVYAAGGYYYPGKGLDGLKKEMESYLARGYSVVKMKIGGATLADDCERIESVLKILGPGQQLAVDANGRFDLKTAIDYGHALSQYPLFWYEEAGDPLDYELQAKLGEVYQGPMATGENLFSMQDARNLIRHGGMRPDRDWLQFDCALSYGLVEYLRTLDMLKEHGWSPSRCIPHGGHQMSLAIAAGLGLGGNESYPDLFQPYGGFPDGVKVDNGYVTLPPLPGIGFEGKSDLIAEMRALAS